The genomic segment AAGATGAGCTTGAGCATGGGTTCCTTCGGTGCCGCGTCAGCGGTGGTCCTCGAAAGCGCTCTCGGGCCGCTCCAGCACCGAGTAGCCGCGCCGCAGGTGGTTGCGCATCACGAGCACGGACCGGAACGCCATGGCCATGAAGCCCACCAGGCACACGCCGTACACCCAGTTCATCGGCAGGTCCACCATCGTCATGCGCGAATTGCTGCCCAGCTTGAGCATCATCAGCACGGTGAGCACGGAGGCGGCCGCGAAGAAGACGATCCGGGCGATGTCGACGGCTGTGGCCAGGCCGCGCGCGAACCGGCGCGGCATGTAGCGGTAGAAGAAGTCCACCTGGATGTGGTTGTTCTTGATCACGCCGATCGTCGCGCCGGTGAAGACCGTCGCAATGAGCAGGTAGCGCGCGATTTCCTCGGTCCAGGCCGCCGAGTCGTTGAAAACGTAGCGGGTGACGAACTGGTACAGGACCACCCCTCCCAGGACCCAGAAGAAGGCGAGCGCCACCCAGGC from the Ramlibacter henchirensis genome contains:
- a CDS encoding TRAP transporter small permease, translating into MPPVMGADGEFHAQDEAVVLSGTAPEAWVALAFFWVLGGVVLYQFVTRYVFNDSAAWTEEIARYLLIATVFTGATIGVIKNNHIQVDFFYRYMPRRFARGLATAVDIARIVFFAAASVLTVLMMLKLGSNSRMTMVDLPMNWVYGVCLVGFMAMAFRSVLVMRNHLRRGYSVLERPESAFEDHR